The genomic stretch GCGACCGATCAGAGCGCTTTCAAAATCGATTTCAACTTCGAACCGCGTCCCGTCATAGGGTCGGAACTCCGCCCAGGATGCCCCCGATTCGATGCGCACCGGCTTGGTGACGCGGATGTAACGACGCTTGGCCCCGAGATTTTTTACACCAACCTGCTCGATGGCATCAATGAAGACCTCGGAACTGCCGTCCATAATCGGCATTTCAGCGCCATCAACCTCGATGAAGAGATTGTCGAGTCCGAGCGCGTATATCGCAGCCATGACGTGTTCGATCGTCGCCACGGAATGCGCTGGCGATGTACCCAGAACCGTGCAGAGATCCGTATTGCCAACCTGAGACGACACGGCCTTGTACTCGCTCGTTGAACCGTCATCGTGCTGACGAATGAAAACGATACCGGTACCGGCCTCGGCGGGCTGCAGATTAATCGTCACCGGACGCCCGGAATGAACCCCAATACCCGTCAGCGAAATCGGTGCTGCGATGGTGGTCTGGAAACCGAGCAGAGCAATAGCCATGTGTCATGCCTTGTGTCGCAAATAGCCGCCGCGAAAAATCCGCGCGAATATCTCTTCGTTTTGTAAGATCCCCGCACATTGAAGAAATGCACCTGTGATCCTTGTCCCGACTGCATACATACGGCGGGTCCAAAGCGAATCCAAATCACTGTTTCTTTCGCTTTGTAACGGAAGTAGGCATCTGAAAAACAAGGCTTTTTCCGAGAGCTCACACATCTTCGTTACAATGAAAAACCCGGACCTGAGGCCCGGGTTCAACGACTCGACGGAAGCGATCAGTTCGATTGGCGCCGCAGGAAGGCAGGGATTTCCAGCTGGTCATCCTCGTGACCTACACGCGATGCAGGAACCTGACGACCCTGATCATCAAGATTGCCACGACGCGGTGCGTATAGGCTCGCCTCGGCAGACAGCGGGCGACGCTGCTGCGAAGCTGCAGGCGGCGCAGACGTCGTCATGTCACCAACCACGCTTTCCTCTTCGTGGTGACGACCGAGCGAATTGGTAATCCGCTTCAACAGACCCATCGGGCCGCGCTCATCCTGGCTCGGCGAAGCCGCCGTCTGGGCACGCTGGTCGATCTCCGCCCGTACGACCGGCGGGAAGTCCTCGACCTTCGGCATGCGCGGCGCGTCCATGGCCGGACGCGGGGCCACCGGCTCTGCTACCATCGGCGCGGATGCGACCGGTGCATGCATCGGAGCAGCCGGACGAGGAGCCATCGGTGCCGGAGCAACAGCGGGCTCGGCCATGCGCGGTGCAGGCGCCGGAGCCATCATCGGCTCAGCGGCAGGTGCAGCAAAGAGCTTGCTGACGGGCCGGAATTCACTTGTCGCAGGCTGCGGCGGGGCAACGGGGGCCGGACGCGTCATTGCGATTTCAAGTTCGCGTTCCATTTCGGTTTCAGCCGAACGGATGGTTTCTGCGACCGGATCCATGGTCTTGGGTGCCTGCGCCATTGCAGGCTGCACTGCGGCCGGAGCCGAAGCAACGGCCGCGGAAGAACGGACAGCAGGTCTCGCCATCGGAGCCGCGTCAAAACCCTTGTTCGCCATCGCGGCACGATCAATACCGGTCGCAACAACGGACACGCGGATGATGCCTTCCAGCGCCTCATCGAATGTGGCGCCCAGGATGATGTTCGCATCCGGATCGACTTCTTCGCGGATACGGGTCGCCGCTTCATCAACTTCGAAGAGGGTCAGATCGCGACCGCCGGTGATGGAGATCAGAAGCCCCTGAGCACCCTTCATCGACGTCTCATCAAGCAGCGGGTTGGCGATGGCTGCTTCGGCGGCCTGCATGGCGCGACCTTCGCCCGACGCTTCGCCTGTGCCCATCATCGCGCGGCCCATCTCGCGCATCACCGAGCGAACATCGGCGAAGTCGAGGTTGATGAGACCTTCCTTGACCATCAGATCGGTGATGCAGGCAACACCGGAATAGAGAACCTGGTCTGCCATCGCAAACGCGTCGGCAAAGGTGGTCCGGTCATTGGCGATGCGGAAGAGGTTCTGGTTCGGAATGACGATCAGGGTATCGACGGACTTCTGCAGTTCCTCGATTCCCTGCTCTGCAAGACGCATGCGGCGACCGCCCTCGAAGTGGAACGGCTTGGTGACGACACCAACCGTCAGGATACCCTTGTTGCGGGCAGCCTGGGCAACGACGGGAGCTGCACCGGTACCGGTACCGCCGCCCATGCCGGCAGTGACGAAGCACATATGCGTGCCATTCAGGTGATCGATGATTTCATCGATGCATTCTTCTGCCGCCGCGCGCCCGACCTCGGGCTGGGAGCCGGCACCGAGACCCTCGGTGACATTGACGCCGAGCTGGATGATCCGCTCTGCTTTCGTCATGGTCAGCGCTTGGGCGTCCGTATTGGCGACGACAAAGTCGACACCCTGCAGACCAGCGGTGATCATGTTGTTCACGGCGTTGCCGCCGCCGCCGCCGACACCGAAAACGGTGATCCGGGGCTTCAGCTCAGTGATGTCTGGCTTCTGCAGCTTGATGGTCATTGTACCAGTCCCTTCTTTATCCGGCCACTCGCCTAGCCGGGCTCGTCATTTCAACACGTTAGCCTGTCGTGAAGCTTGCAAGCTCACTCAGGCCGAATTCAAAAACTCTCTTTCAGCCACTGCCCTACCCGGGCAAATCGACTGTTGCCGCCGCTGAAGGGCGAAAACAGACCGCCCTGTCCGGCATGCGTTTCCTGGTCTGCGACTTGCGGATAGATCATCAATCCAACCGCCGTCGAAAAGGCTGGCCCCTTGGCAGCAGTCGGCAGACCCGAGACTCCCATCGGGCGGCCTATCCGCACATTGCGGGCCATGATGCGCCGCGCAGCTTCCGGCATGCCCGTCAGCTGGCTTGCGCCGCCCGTCAGCACCACGCGTTTGCCAACGACAGGCGAAAAGCCAGACTTCTGGATCCGATCCCTGAGCATCTCGAGGGTTTCCTCGATCCGCGCTGAAATAATTCGGGTGAGAAGGGCTCTCGGAACCTGAGATGGCTGATCGCGATCATCTTCGCCGATGGGCGGAACCGCGACCATATCGCGATCATCCGCACCGTTTGCGACGGCCGAACCATGAACAACCTTCAGGCGTTCTGCATCCTCGATACGGGTAGAGAGCCCGCGCGCCAGATCGGTGGTCACATGATGACCGCCAATCCCGATGGCGTCCGTATGGATCAGCTTACCTTCCGCGAAGACCGAAATGGTCGTCATTCCGCCACCCATGTCGATGGCGGCACAACCGAGCTCAACTTCGTCGTCGACAAGTGCCGCCAGGCCGCTTGCATAGGGCGTGGCAACCACGCCTTCGACGGTCAGATGGGCACGATTGATGCAGAGCTCCAGGTTACGAAGCGCTGCGCGTTCGGCAGTGACCACATGCATGTCGACGCCGAGGACGTCGCCATACATTCCAAGGGGATCGCGTATTCCACGCTCGCCGTCAAGCGAAAAGCCCGTCGGCAGAGAATGGAGGACGGCGCGGTCATTGCCTTGAGACTGCTGCCCTGCGGCCACCAGCACCTTGCGCAGATCGCCTGCTTCTGCTTCCTGCCCGCCAAGATCAATGGTTGCGGTGTAGACATCAGAGCCGACACGGCCCGCCGAAACATTGACGATCAGACTGTCGACGGTCAGGCCGGCCATGCGCTCGGCCGCGTCAACCGCGAGCCGCACCACATTTTCGACCGCGTCGAGATCAGCGATGACACCGGATTTGACGCCCTGCGACCGCTGGTGACCAATTCCGATCACTTCCACATTGTGCGTTCGCCCTGGCAATACCGCGCTTTCCTTGCGCGGGGTCAGACGCCCGATCATGCAGACGACCTTGGTCGAACCGATGTCGAGAACAGAAACGACATGAGACCGCTTCGAAGAAAGCGGCTTGATGCGCGGCAGACCGAACGAGGAGGAGTTGAAGATACTCATGTGTGCTGCCCCGTCCGCTTGAGCATCTTGCGACGCTCTTCCAGCGCAAGCTCACGCCTCTCCACCGCTTCAGGCGTTAACCGGATAGTGGTGCGATCGGGCAAGCGAAGGTCTACGGCGGCAATGTCGCGCTCAAGGAGATCCTGCTCCGCGTCGAAGCGGGCCAGAAGAGCAAGCGCAGCATCGATGTTTGCCTCCGGAAGCTTTACGATCACCCCGTTCTGCAGATGAATATCCCAGCGACGACCGGCAATTCTCACGAAGGCCTTTACGCGCGAGGCAATCGAAGGCCATCTGGCAAACTGTTCCTCGATGTCAGCGGCGGCCGTTTCAGCATCCCGACCAACAAAAAGCGGAAGATGGGCAAACTTGTTGTCACGCAGAGGCGCAATCACGCTGCCAGAGCGCTCGATAATTGAAAGTTCGGATCCATGCTGCCAGATGCCATAGGCTTCACGCTCATGGAGCACCACCTCCACCGTCGCAGGATAAATCTTGCGAACATCAACTGAGGCTACCCACGGCAGTTCGGCAATCGCCTTACGGGCCTCGGCGATATCGAGGCTCAGAACACTGGTACTGCCATCGAGGCCCAGAAGCTGCAGGATATCGATTTCTGAAGTGTGGCGATTGCCGGAGACCCTCACATCCTCGACGGCAAATCCCGCCGTCGATGTGATGGTTTGCATCACGACGGGACCATGCCCGCCAGCCACCGTCCCGTGAAGTGCAACGACAGTGTAGAAACCGGCCAGAGAGAGCTTTCCGGCATGGCGGGGAATGGCAACGCGGCCCGAGCACAGGCTGACGATGAAGCGGACAATCCGACGCAAGGGACGCGGCAGGACGACAGCGTCGCCACCGAGGGACAAGCCCGCCACGCCCCGATCTTTGTCAGCCAATCTGTTTCCGCTCAACGCAAACAAGAGGCATCCTCCACCATCCAACGCACCAGCTCGCCAAAGCTCATGCCAACATGAGCTGCCATTTCCGGCACCAGAGAGGTTGGGGTCATGCCTGGCTGGGTATTCACCTCCAGCCAAATCAAGTCGCCATCTTCGGAGAGACGATCGTCATAGCGGAAGTCGGATCGACTCACTCCGCGGCACCCGATTGCCTCATGGGCCTTCAGCGCCAATGATTGTATTCTTTGGTAAATTTTCGGTGAAATTTCAGCAGGAAGGACATGCAGAGACCCGCCCGCAACATATTTGGAATCATAGTCATAGAAGCTGTGACCCTGCGGCACGATTTCCGTCACGCCGAGAACCTGATCGCCCATGACACCGCAGGTCAGTTCGCGACCACCGACATAACGCTCGACCATGACGGTATCTCCGTAGCGCCAGTCCGAGGACACGAGAGACTGAGGGGGATGAGCCATGTCTTCACGGACAATGACGACCCCGAAGCTGGAACCCTCGCGCACCGGCTTCACGACATAGGGCGGCGCAATGGGATGCTCCTGACCAATCTCAAACCGGCTCATCACCCGCGCCTCGGCAACCGGCACACCAGCTGCAGACGCAACGATCTTTGCCTGCGCCTTGTCCATGGCAAGCGCTGACGCCAGCACGCCAGAATGCGTATAAGGGATCTGCAGATATTCGAGGACACCCTGGACAGTGCCATCCTCTCCAAACGGGCCATGAAGGGCGTTGAAGGCAACGTCAGGACGCAGCTCGCCAAGGACCTTGGCCACGTCGCGCCCCACATCGACACGCGTTACCCGGTAGCCCACGCCCTCAAGCGCCTCGGCACAAGCATTGCCACTCGAAAGGCTGACCGGGCGCTCCGACGATAATCCCCCCATCAGAACAGCGACGTGCTTGCCACTCATAAACGCCTCTTGAAATCCAGAACCATGATTTCAGCAGGATGCAACTGGCACGCCTGCCCTTATGGGGCAGTAGAACAACATTAAGGTTAATGAAGTGTTTACTTTCGTTAACCGACACACAAAACGGGCAAATGGGAGATCTAACTCAAAACACGAAAGTTAGAACGTAAGCATCTGTAATATCGAAATTTTAGGCTAGGAAGCAGAGCGCTTTCTCGTGGAAGTTTCCGCAACGGCCAAATCAGAAAGGCCGACGCTCATCCGCTTGGCCACCTGAATTAGGGAGTTTGCACAAACGATTCGGTCGCGCCCCTCTGCCTTGGCAAGGTAAAGCGCACGATCAGCGGCAGCGAAGATTTCGGCAAAGCCGATTTCCGCAGGTGCAGTGACGGCACCACAGGAGATCGTCACCTGAAGCCGTCTGTCAGCGACATCGATAGGCAGTACGCGCACATCCGCGACTATTTGCTCGGCCAGGGACAACAGCTCCCCCTGTGCAGGAGCAACAATCAAGGCGGCAAACTCTTCGCCACCGATCCGAGCGCAGAGCGCCTTGCTCCCGCATCGACGCGTGATGGTGGCAGCGACGGCTGCGATCACGTCGTCACCCGCCTGATGCCCGTGGCTATCATTGATAACCTTGAAGCGATCGATGTCGAAGAGCAGCATACCGACCTCCCCCCGCGCCCGATCGAAGGATTCAAGGAAAGCGCGCCGATTGCTGAGCCCAGACAGCATGTCAGTCCGGCTCAAGCGCTCAAATTCCCGGCGAGAAACACCAAGGTCATAGACGGCAAGTCCGACAACGGCATAGGCGACGAAGCCGACGACCAGTGAGACCGGCGGCGTGAGAACGGTCGCCATCACCAGACCAGGACCGAGCTCATAGGGCAACAGATCAAATGCGTAGAGGACCAGATGCGAAATCAGGTTCAGCGAATAGGCAAACATGGCAATGCGCGCCGCCATGCCGAAGGATCGATAAAAGACGGCTTGCCGGGACGCGAACTCGCCCAACGTCAGCTGGGAAATCAACCAGTTCTTTATAAAGCCAACCATAAGCCCCTCGGATGCCATTGGGAGGCTACAACAGAGGGACTAAATATTTCTGAATTTGACTGGTTTAACTCGAAAGATCACCCATGAATGGCTTCACTTCACGGCCGGGCATGAAGATGCCAAGACGCTTGATCTCCCATTCGAGCTTGACACCCGATGTGTCGAAGACCCGCTGACGCACGGTTTCGCCCAGATATTCGAGATCATAGCCCGTCGCATGGCCAACATTGATCATGAAGTTGCAATGCAGCGACGACATCTGGGCACCACCGATCATCAGACCTCTGCAGCCCGCCTCGTCGATCAACTCCCAGGCCGAGTGGCCTTCGGGGTTCTTGAACGTTGAACCACCGGTCTTCTCCTTGACCGGCTGAACCGTCTCGCGGTGATGGCGTACGGCATCCATATCCGCGCGGATCTTGGCCTTCTCTTCCGGATAGCCTTCAAAAACGGCACTGGTGAAGATGAGCCCTTCGGGCGCTGCCGAATGACGATAGCTGTAGCGCATATCGGCCTTGCTGAGAACGTGCAGATTACCCCTGCGGTCGACGGCTTCCACCTCGACCAGGCGCATCGCCGTCTCACCACCGTTGGCACCGGCATTCATGCGGACTGCCCCACCGATCGAACCAGGAATGCCATAGTAGAAGTGGAAGCCACCAATGTTATGGTCCATCGCCATTGCAGCGATATGCTTGTCGGGGCAAATCGCACCGGCGCGGATCCGATTTTCGCCGGCAAGCTCGACCTGACCAAAACCCTTCGCAGACAGGCGGATCACGACGCCGGGGATGCCACCATCTCGAACCAACAGGTTGGAACCGACACCGACAACGGTCACCGGCACATGCCCCGGCAGCAATTTGAGAAAGCTGACGAGATCATCCGTGTCATGCGGCTGGAACATCAATTCGGCAAGACCGCCCGCCTGAAACCAGGTGACCCGATCCATCGGTGCGTCCGGCGTCAAGCGCCCCTTCAGTTCATTGACACCCGGCCCGAGGGAAGCCAGCAGCTTTTCGCCATCAACCTGTTTCATTCACGACTTTCCCGAAATTGCATCCAGTTCCGCAGGCAACACGGCGGCCCATTGGGTGATGTTGCCAGCCCCCAAGAGGACCACGAAATCACCCGGTTGCGCAATGCCTGCGACCTGCCCGGCGAGTTCGCCGGGCGATGAAAGATAGCGCGCATCGCGATGCCCGCCAGATTTGATCCGCGAAACAAGTGTTTGCGAATCGATTCCAGTCACCGGATCTTCGCCCGCCGCATAGACTGGGGCGATGAAGATTGTGTCGGCATCGTTGAAGCAGTTGGAGAAATCATCGAAAAGGCTTGAGAGCCGTGAGTAACGGTGCGGCTGGTGAACCGCAATGATTCGGCCAGAGCAGGCCTCCCGCGCCGCCTTCAGCACGGCCTTGATCTCGACGGGATGATGCCCGTAATCATCAAAGACCTGGACACCATTTGACGATCCCGTCAGCGTAAATCTGCGTTTGACACCGCTAAAGGACGAGAGCCCTTGGCGGATCGCCTCTTCCGGGATGTCGAGTCGGTTGGCGACCGCAATCGCCGCGCAGGCATTCGAGATATTGTGCCGTCCCGGCATCGGCAGGACGAGATCCTTGAAGACGAAGTTGCGCCCCGTACGTCTGCGGCGGATCTCCACATCGAAGATCGAGCGAGTGCCATCCAGCCGAACATTTGAAAAGCGCACGTCCGCCTGCGGGTTCTCGCCATAGGTAATGACCTTGCGATCTTCGATCTTGCTGACCAGCGCCTGTACTTCCGGATGGTCGAGGCACATGACGCCGAACCCGTAGAACGGCACGTTTTCGACAAACTGGCGGAAAGCTGCCCGAGCATTGTCGAAGGTCCCGTAATGGTCAAGATGCTCAGGGTCGATATTTGTGACGACAGCGACATCCGCTGGAAGCTTGAGGAAGGTGCCGTCTGATTCGTCGGCCTCGACGACCATCCACTCGCCCTCGCCCATTCGAGCATTGGTGCCATAGGCATTGATGATGCCGCCGTTGATGACCGTCGGATCCCTTTGCCCGGCTTCCAGCAGCGAGGCGACCATTGAGGTAGTTGTCGTCTTGCCATGGGTGCCGCCGATAGCAATCGCATTGCGGAAACGCATCAATTCCGCCAGCATCTCGGCACGCCGAACAATCGGCAGCAGCTTTTCGCGGGCTGCGACAAGCTCCGGATTGTCCTTCTTGATGGCGGTGGAAACAACGATGACTTCTGCATCCCCGATGTTTTCAGCGCGATGGCCGACAAAGACCTCAATGCCCTTGTCCCTCAAGCGCTGAACATTGGCGCCGTCAGCCTGATCGGAACCTTGAACCTTGTGGCCCAGGTTATGCAAGACCTCGGCAATCCCGCTCATTCCGATGCCGCCGATCCCGATAAAATGGACCAGCCCAATCGACTTCGGCATTTTCATCTTTGCATTCCCTTCAGATCAGTCAGGCCCCTTCCAGCCGCAATAGCCTCAACAACGTCGGCGAGCAAGTCGGCAGCATTGGGCCTGCCTGCCGTCCGGGCATCTCGCGCCATGGTCGCCAGCCGCTCCGGATCATCCATCGCTTCGGTCAGCAGATCGGCAATCGCTCGCGCGGACAATTGGGCCTGCTGGATGACCTGCGCTCCGCCAGTCGCCGCAAGAGCCTCGGCATTGGCCGCCTGGTCATGATCCAGGGCATGGGGATAGGGAATGAGAATTGCTGGTCGTCCAATCACTGCCAGTTCAGATACGGTGGACGCACCGGAGCGCGAGATGATCAGGTGTCCGTCAGCAATCCGTTCGGCCATATCGGTGAAGAACGGAGAAATCTCCGCTGCCACACCAAGCTGCCGATAGGCCTCGGTTACCGCAGCCTGATCCTCGGGCCTCGCCTGTTGCGTAATGGCGAGCCGCGCACGCAGCGAAGGTTGCAGCAGGCCAACCGCCTCGGGAAGCGCCTTGGAAAAGAACTGCGCGCCCTGGCTCCCGCCGAAAACCACGAGGCGGAAAGGCTCGCCTGCTCGTGATGGCTGATAGGCACGTTCGGCAGCGGCGATGACAGCGGGGCGTACGGGATTTCCGGTCACCACAATCTTGAGTGCATGTTCGCCCGATGGCGAGAGGAACCCACCGGCAATGGCCCGGACCCTTGACGCGAGCGCCCGATTGGCACGTCCCATGACTGCATTTTGCTCATGCAAAGCCGTCGGCACATTGAGCGCCGCAGCCGCCATCAGCGGCGGAACGGTCGGGTAACCACCAAAACCGATGACCGCCTGAGGCTTCAACTGCCTGATCAGACGCTTGGACTGCTGGTAACCACGCCAAAGGCTCAGCATAGCCTTGGCGATCGCAACGGGATTGCGCGAACCGATCGTGGCCGAGGCGACTGTGTGAATGGCATCGGCAGGAAACGAAGCAGCATAACGCTCGGCCCGCGCATCCGTCACCAGATGGACGGAAAAACCACGCGCTTTGAGCGTATGTGCCAATGCTTCTGCTGGAAAAAGATGGCCGCCGGTACCCCCGGCGGCAAGAAGGATGAGACCTTTGGACATAGTCTACTCCGCAGGAACGCCATGTATGCTGCGGAAAAGCCGCCGCTCTTGCGCTCTCTTTTCGGGGCGATGACGCGTCAGCGCCAGGATGAAGCCCGCTGTGATACAAACCGCCACCATCGATGAACCACCGTAAGAAATCAACGGCAGCGTCATGCCTTTGGCCGGCAGCAGCTCAAGGTTCACGCCGATATTGATCATCGACTGGATGCCGAGCAGCAAGACGAGGCCGGCAACGGCAAAACGGTTGAAATCATTGCGCTCCTTGAAAGCGTGGCTGAGACCGCGCAAGACCAGGAAGGCGAAAATCGCAACGATGAGCATGCAGAAGATGATGCCGAATTCCTCTGCCGCGACGGAAAAGATGAAATCCGTATGGCTGTCCGGAATGATCCGCTTGACGATTCCCTCACCCGGACCCTGACCGAACCAGTCGCCGCGTATGATCGCCTCGCGCGCCGTATCGACTTGGAACGTATCACCCTCACCCGTCAGAAAGCGATCGAGGCGACCGGCAACATGCGGCAGCGTCACATAGGCCCCGAAGAGCCCGGCAACCGCCAATCCACCGAGCAGGATGATCCAGAGCCAGGGCATGCCCGCCATGAAGAACATGCCGCCCCAGACAGCCGCAACGAGAATTGTCTGCCCAAGGTCGGGC from Peteryoungia desertarenae encodes the following:
- the ftsZ gene encoding cell division protein FtsZ, with product MTIKLQKPDITELKPRITVFGVGGGGGNAVNNMITAGLQGVDFVVANTDAQALTMTKAERIIQLGVNVTEGLGAGSQPEVGRAAAEECIDEIIDHLNGTHMCFVTAGMGGGTGTGAAPVVAQAARNKGILTVGVVTKPFHFEGGRRMRLAEQGIEELQKSVDTLIVIPNQNLFRIANDRTTFADAFAMADQVLYSGVACITDLMVKEGLINLDFADVRSVMREMGRAMMGTGEASGEGRAMQAAEAAIANPLLDETSMKGAQGLLISITGGRDLTLFEVDEAATRIREEVDPDANIILGATFDEALEGIIRVSVVATGIDRAAMANKGFDAAPMARPAVRSSAAVASAPAAVQPAMAQAPKTMDPVAETIRSAETEMERELEIAMTRPAPVAPPQPATSEFRPVSKLFAAPAAEPMMAPAPAPRMAEPAVAPAPMAPRPAAPMHAPVASAPMVAEPVAPRPAMDAPRMPKVEDFPPVVRAEIDQRAQTAASPSQDERGPMGLLKRITNSLGRHHEEESVVGDMTTSAPPAASQQRRPLSAEASLYAPRRGNLDDQGRQVPASRVGHEDDQLEIPAFLRRQSN
- the murG gene encoding undecaprenyldiphospho-muramoylpentapeptide beta-N-acetylglucosaminyltransferase; protein product: MSKGLILLAAGGTGGHLFPAEALAHTLKARGFSVHLVTDARAERYAASFPADAIHTVASATIGSRNPVAIAKAMLSLWRGYQQSKRLIRQLKPQAVIGFGGYPTVPPLMAAAALNVPTALHEQNAVMGRANRALASRVRAIAGGFLSPSGEHALKIVVTGNPVRPAVIAAAERAYQPSRAGEPFRLVVFGGSQGAQFFSKALPEAVGLLQPSLRARLAITQQARPEDQAAVTEAYRQLGVAAEISPFFTDMAERIADGHLIISRSGASTVSELAVIGRPAILIPYPHALDHDQAANAEALAATGGAQVIQQAQLSARAIADLLTEAMDDPERLATMARDARTAGRPNAADLLADVVEAIAAGRGLTDLKGMQR
- a CDS encoding D-alanine--D-alanine ligase, with product MSGKHVAVLMGGLSSERPVSLSSGNACAEALEGVGYRVTRVDVGRDVAKVLGELRPDVAFNALHGPFGEDGTVQGVLEYLQIPYTHSGVLASALAMDKAQAKIVASAAGVPVAEARVMSRFEIGQEHPIAPPYVVKPVREGSSFGVVIVREDMAHPPQSLVSSDWRYGDTVMVERYVGGRELTCGVMGDQVLGVTEIVPQGHSFYDYDSKYVAGGSLHVLPAEISPKIYQRIQSLALKAHEAIGCRGVSRSDFRYDDRLSEDGDLIWLEVNTQPGMTPTSLVPEMAAHVGMSFGELVRWMVEDASCLR
- a CDS encoding cell division protein FtsQ/DivIB, with product MADKDRGVAGLSLGGDAVVLPRPLRRIVRFIVSLCSGRVAIPRHAGKLSLAGFYTVVALHGTVAGGHGPVVMQTITSTAGFAVEDVRVSGNRHTSEIDILQLLGLDGSTSVLSLDIAEARKAIAELPWVASVDVRKIYPATVEVVLHEREAYGIWQHGSELSIIERSGSVIAPLRDNKFAHLPLFVGRDAETAAADIEEQFARWPSIASRVKAFVRIAGRRWDIHLQNGVIVKLPEANIDAALALLARFDAEQDLLERDIAAVDLRLPDRTTIRLTPEAVERRELALEERRKMLKRTGQHT
- the lpxC gene encoding UDP-3-O-acyl-N-acetylglucosamine deacetylase yields the protein MAIALLGFQTTIAAPISLTGIGVHSGRPVTINLQPAEAGTGIVFIRQHDDGSTSEYKAVSSQVGNTDLCTVLGTSPAHSVATIEHVMAAIYALGLDNLFIEVDGAEMPIMDGSSEVFIDAIEQVGVKNLGAKRRYIRVTKPVRIESGASWAEFRPYDGTRFEVEIDFESALIGRQKWAGDLTADVFKTELSRARTFGFMRDVERLWAAGFALGSSLENSVVISDDDTVINVEGLRYADEFVRHKTLDAVGDLALAGAQFIGCYRSYRGGHKLNANALKALLDSRDCYEVVESPVRSLQVRAREFVPVQVAEFAPWSA
- the ftsA gene encoding cell division protein FtsA; the protein is MSIFNSSSFGLPRIKPLSSKRSHVVSVLDIGSTKVVCMIGRLTPRKESAVLPGRTHNVEVIGIGHQRSQGVKSGVIADLDAVENVVRLAVDAAERMAGLTVDSLIVNVSAGRVGSDVYTATIDLGGQEAEAGDLRKVLVAAGQQSQGNDRAVLHSLPTGFSLDGERGIRDPLGMYGDVLGVDMHVVTAERAALRNLELCINRAHLTVEGVVATPYASGLAALVDDEVELGCAAIDMGGGMTTISVFAEGKLIHTDAIGIGGHHVTTDLARGLSTRIEDAERLKVVHGSAVANGADDRDMVAVPPIGEDDRDQPSQVPRALLTRIISARIEETLEMLRDRIQKSGFSPVVGKRVVLTGGASQLTGMPEAARRIMARNVRIGRPMGVSGLPTAAKGPAFSTAVGLMIYPQVADQETHAGQGGLFSPFSGGNSRFARVGQWLKESF
- the murC gene encoding UDP-N-acetylmuramate--L-alanine ligase, with product MKMPKSIGLVHFIGIGGIGMSGIAEVLHNLGHKVQGSDQADGANVQRLRDKGIEVFVGHRAENIGDAEVIVVSTAIKKDNPELVAAREKLLPIVRRAEMLAELMRFRNAIAIGGTHGKTTTTSMVASLLEAGQRDPTVINGGIINAYGTNARMGEGEWMVVEADESDGTFLKLPADVAVVTNIDPEHLDHYGTFDNARAAFRQFVENVPFYGFGVMCLDHPEVQALVSKIEDRKVITYGENPQADVRFSNVRLDGTRSIFDVEIRRRRTGRNFVFKDLVLPMPGRHNISNACAAIAVANRLDIPEEAIRQGLSSFSGVKRRFTLTGSSNGVQVFDDYGHHPVEIKAVLKAAREACSGRIIAVHQPHRYSRLSSLFDDFSNCFNDADTIFIAPVYAAGEDPVTGIDSQTLVSRIKSGGHRDARYLSSPGELAGQVAGIAQPGDFVVLLGAGNITQWAAVLPAELDAISGKS
- the murB gene encoding UDP-N-acetylmuramate dehydrogenase, whose protein sequence is MKQVDGEKLLASLGPGVNELKGRLTPDAPMDRVTWFQAGGLAELMFQPHDTDDLVSFLKLLPGHVPVTVVGVGSNLLVRDGGIPGVVIRLSAKGFGQVELAGENRIRAGAICPDKHIAAMAMDHNIGGFHFYYGIPGSIGGAVRMNAGANGGETAMRLVEVEAVDRRGNLHVLSKADMRYSYRHSAAPEGLIFTSAVFEGYPEEKAKIRADMDAVRHHRETVQPVKEKTGGSTFKNPEGHSAWELIDEAGCRGLMIGGAQMSSLHCNFMINVGHATGYDLEYLGETVRQRVFDTSGVKLEWEIKRLGIFMPGREVKPFMGDLSS
- a CDS encoding GGDEF domain-containing protein, whose translation is MVGFIKNWLISQLTLGEFASRQAVFYRSFGMAARIAMFAYSLNLISHLVLYAFDLLPYELGPGLVMATVLTPPVSLVVGFVAYAVVGLAVYDLGVSRREFERLSRTDMLSGLSNRRAFLESFDRARGEVGMLLFDIDRFKVINDSHGHQAGDDVIAAVAATITRRCGSKALCARIGGEEFAALIVAPAQGELLSLAEQIVADVRVLPIDVADRRLQVTISCGAVTAPAEIGFAEIFAAADRALYLAKAEGRDRIVCANSLIQVAKRMSVGLSDLAVAETSTRKRSAS
- the ftsW gene encoding putative lipid II flippase FtsW; its protein translation is MVSRVERGPFAEWFWTIDRLFILIFLLLMGIGFMLSFAASPAVAERLGLDSFHFVKRHAMFMIPAIGVMIGLSFLSPRQIRRAAMVILAGSLLLMVAALFFGVEIKGARRWISLAGISIQPSEFMKPAFVVICAWLFAEHARQPEIPGNLFSVLLFAIVAALLIAQPDLGQTILVAAVWGGMFFMAGMPWLWIILLGGLAVAGLFGAYVTLPHVAGRLDRFLTGEGDTFQVDTAREAIIRGDWFGQGPGEGIVKRIIPDSHTDFIFSVAAEEFGIIFCMLIVAIFAFLVLRGLSHAFKERNDFNRFAVAGLVLLLGIQSMINIGVNLELLPAKGMTLPLISYGGSSMVAVCITAGFILALTRHRPEKRAQERRLFRSIHGVPAE